From a single Cupriavidus taiwanensis LMG 19424 genomic region:
- a CDS encoding DEAD/DEAH box helicase: protein MSFSELGLSEKIVRAVAEQGYTTPTPIQAQAIPAILKGGDLLAGAQTGTGKTAGFTLPMLQLLSETAARQAGGAQRGGRVAVRALVLTPTRELAAQVEESVRNYGKYLRLRSMVMFGGVGINPQIEQLKRGVEIVVATPGRLLDHVSQRTIDLSQVELLVLDEADRMLDMGFIHDIRKILNVLPAKRQNLLFSATFSDDIRALADRLLNNPASIEVARRNTTAETVDQRVYPVDRERKRELLAHLVRQHDWHQVLVFTRTKHGANRLAEQLTKDGLSALAIHGNKSQSARTRALSEFKAGTLRLLVATDIAARGIDIDQLPHVVNFDLPNVPEDYVHRIGRTGRAGAEGEAISLVCVDELGLLRDIERLIKRKLEQTVLPGFEVDPSIAPEPIQKGRQQRGGGGQGQGRGRAEARPAGAGEGAQRQRPARQGQGAHGGAGTPGGQRGNGAANGNRAAQPAGARNPAPRRDGQDPARQQRAAAQPARQPHDAAPAPARNRRPAPQAALLGGSRKPAR, encoded by the coding sequence ATGTCTTTTTCTGAACTCGGCTTGTCCGAAAAGATTGTGCGTGCCGTAGCCGAACAGGGCTACACCACCCCGACTCCCATCCAGGCCCAGGCAATTCCCGCCATCCTCAAAGGCGGCGACCTGCTCGCCGGCGCCCAGACCGGCACCGGCAAGACCGCCGGCTTTACGCTGCCGATGCTGCAGCTGCTGTCCGAAACCGCGGCACGCCAGGCCGGCGGCGCCCAGCGCGGCGGCCGCGTGGCGGTGCGCGCGCTGGTGCTGACGCCCACACGCGAGCTGGCGGCGCAGGTCGAAGAGAGCGTGCGCAACTACGGCAAGTACCTGCGCCTGCGCTCGATGGTGATGTTCGGCGGGGTCGGCATCAACCCGCAGATCGAGCAGCTCAAGCGCGGCGTGGAGATCGTCGTGGCCACGCCGGGCCGCCTGCTGGACCATGTGTCACAACGCACCATCGACCTGTCGCAGGTGGAACTGCTGGTGCTCGATGAAGCTGACCGCATGCTCGACATGGGCTTCATCCACGATATCCGCAAGATCCTCAACGTGCTGCCGGCCAAGCGCCAGAACCTTCTGTTCTCGGCGACGTTCTCGGACGACATCCGAGCGCTGGCCGACCGCCTGCTGAACAATCCCGCTTCGATCGAGGTGGCGCGGCGCAATACCACCGCCGAGACCGTGGACCAGCGCGTCTATCCGGTCGACCGCGAACGCAAGCGCGAGCTGCTGGCCCACCTGGTGCGCCAGCATGACTGGCACCAGGTGCTGGTGTTCACGCGCACCAAGCATGGCGCCAACCGCCTGGCCGAGCAGTTGACCAAGGACGGCCTGTCGGCGCTGGCGATCCACGGCAACAAGAGCCAGTCGGCGCGCACGCGGGCGCTGTCTGAATTCAAGGCCGGCACGCTGCGGCTGCTGGTGGCGACCGATATCGCCGCGCGCGGCATCGACATCGACCAGCTCCCGCACGTGGTCAACTTCGACCTGCCCAACGTGCCCGAGGATTACGTCCACCGTATCGGCCGCACCGGCCGCGCCGGCGCCGAAGGCGAGGCGATCTCGCTGGTGTGCGTGGACGAACTGGGCCTGCTGCGCGACATCGAACGCCTGATCAAGCGCAAGCTCGAACAGACCGTGCTGCCGGGTTTCGAAGTCGACCCGAGCATCGCCCCCGAGCCGATCCAGAAGGGCCGCCAGCAGCGCGGCGGTGGCGGCCAGGGCCAGGGCCGCGGACGCGCCGAGGCACGTCCGGCGGGCGCTGGCGAGGGCGCGCAACGCCAGCGTCCCGCGCGCCAGGGGCAGGGCGCCCACGGTGGCGCGGGCACGCCGGGCGGTCAGCGCGGAAACGGCGCCGCCAACGGCAACCGTGCCGCCCAGCCCGCGGGCGCGCGCAACCCCGCGCCGCGCCGCGACGGGCAGGACCCGGCACGCCAGCAACGGGCCGCGGCCCAGCCCGCGCGCCAGCCGCACGACGCTGCGCCGGCACCCGCGCGCAACCGCCGTCCGGCGCCGCAGGCGGCGCTGCTGGGCGGCAGCCGCAAGCCGGCGCGCTAA
- a CDS encoding ClcB-like voltage-gated chloride channel protein: MRLRFLEDQEVTLLAAIPVGICAAIATTLFKEALDGAGFVLFSSHADVVTVFATLALTWRVVVPAVGGALAGALLVLANRLASTHPGATDYMEAVANGSGRLPVRITLLRALSSFFSIVSGSSVGKEGAMIQLAALCGSLFPSTRIERGGGSNMRRMLTACGAAAGLATVYHTPLSAAVFVAEVVFGALAVQRLMPLFLASVAGAMVSQWHGGLQPLYPGLDIAPDLRPQILLAAAALGVAAGIAGALFLRAAGFARSRFAALPGGPVARLALGGALVGVLAMAVPEVVGNGFSTIQTLLQEQPLSVPVAAVLLAKLAATVISMGSGAVGGVFTPSLFVGAALGQLLALGMQGSAAGAAPLLPLVGMSAFLAATSQAPLMSVLMVFEMTLAPALLLPSMIGAVAAYYTASRCQTLSLYSVIAERAQASAAAEHARALTLAGLCDPTDTVLDPNATLADAADKFAETGTRYLYLVQADGRLLGALSIHALQRAQREGAPDDVLALAERDFPALTPDSRLRDALEVFAGHGINRIPLVRDPAGRELMGTVSKQRVLQEASCLF, from the coding sequence ATGCGCTTGCGTTTCCTCGAAGACCAGGAAGTCACACTGCTCGCGGCCATCCCGGTCGGGATCTGCGCCGCCATTGCCACGACCCTGTTCAAGGAAGCGCTGGACGGCGCGGGCTTCGTGCTGTTTTCCAGCCATGCCGACGTGGTCACGGTGTTCGCCACGCTGGCGCTGACTTGGCGCGTGGTGGTGCCCGCCGTGGGCGGCGCGCTCGCGGGCGCCCTGCTGGTGCTGGCCAACCGCCTGGCCAGCACCCACCCCGGCGCCACGGACTATATGGAAGCGGTCGCCAACGGCAGCGGCCGGCTGCCGGTGCGCATCACCCTGCTGCGTGCGCTGTCTTCGTTCTTTTCGATCGTCAGTGGCAGCTCGGTCGGCAAGGAAGGCGCGATGATCCAGCTGGCGGCGCTGTGCGGGTCGCTGTTCCCCTCGACTCGGATCGAGCGCGGCGGCGGCTCCAACATGCGCCGCATGCTGACCGCCTGCGGCGCAGCGGCGGGCCTGGCCACTGTCTACCACACGCCGCTTTCCGCAGCGGTCTTTGTCGCCGAAGTGGTGTTCGGCGCGCTCGCGGTGCAGCGCCTGATGCCGCTGTTCCTGGCCTCGGTTGCCGGCGCCATGGTCAGCCAGTGGCACGGCGGGCTGCAGCCGCTCTACCCCGGCCTCGATATCGCCCCGGACCTGCGCCCGCAGATTCTGCTGGCCGCGGCGGCGCTGGGCGTGGCCGCCGGCATCGCGGGGGCGTTGTTCCTGCGCGCGGCCGGCTTCGCGCGCAGCCGCTTCGCGGCTCTGCCGGGCGGGCCCGTGGCGCGGCTGGCGCTGGGCGGCGCGCTGGTCGGCGTGCTGGCCATGGCGGTGCCGGAGGTCGTCGGCAACGGTTTTTCCACCATCCAGACCCTGCTGCAGGAGCAGCCGCTGAGCGTGCCGGTGGCGGCCGTGCTGCTGGCCAAGCTGGCGGCCACGGTGATCAGCATGGGCTCCGGGGCGGTCGGCGGCGTGTTCACGCCGTCGCTGTTCGTCGGTGCGGCGCTGGGCCAGCTGCTGGCGCTCGGCATGCAGGGCTCGGCAGCGGGCGCCGCGCCGCTGCTGCCGCTGGTGGGCATGAGCGCCTTCCTGGCGGCCACCAGCCAGGCGCCGCTGATGTCGGTGCTGATGGTGTTCGAGATGACGCTGGCGCCGGCGCTGCTGCTGCCGTCGATGATCGGCGCGGTGGCGGCGTACTACACCGCGTCGCGCTGCCAGACGCTGTCGCTGTACAGCGTGATCGCCGAGCGCGCGCAGGCATCGGCGGCCGCCGAGCATGCGCGCGCGCTGACGCTGGCCGGCCTGTGCGACCCGACCGACACCGTGCTCGATCCCAACGCCACACTGGCCGACGCCGCCGACAAGTTCGCCGAGACCGGTACCCGCTACCTTTACCTGGTGCAGGCCGACGGCCGCCTGCTGGGTGCGCTGTCGATCCATGCCTTGCAGCGCGCCCAGCGCGAGGGCGCACCCGACGATGTGCTGGCGCTGGCCGAGCGCGACTTCCCGGCGCTGACGCCGGATTCGCGGTTGCGCGACGCCCTCGAAGTGTTCGCCGGGCACGGCATCAACCGCATCCCGCTGGTGCGCGACCCGGCCGGGCGTGAATTGATGGGCACGGTGTCCAAGCAGCGCGTGCTGCAAGAGGCATCCTGCTTGTTCTGA
- a CDS encoding PhoH family protein, with protein MKIPSAEFVAPRDDNTRLQNLCGPLDENLRQIEQALDVTIQRRGHRMTIRGTHAQDAALALERFYNQARTPLSIDDVQLGLVETRQLSAHGSYLPGNGDDDEAEREEGDESPVLHTRRTGLQGRTVAQRDYLRNILSHDLTMGIGPAGTGKTYLAVACAVDALERDAVKRIVLTRPAVEAGERLGFLPGDLAQKVDPYLRPLYDALYDLLGFDRTQKMFERQMIEIAPLAYMRGRTLNHAFIILDEAQNTTPEQMKMFLTRIGFGSKAVITGDTTQIDLPKGQKSGLVEAQHVLRDVRGIACTRFTSIDVVRHPLVARIVDAYDEYHAQHKDA; from the coding sequence ATGAAAATCCCTTCCGCAGAATTTGTCGCCCCGCGGGACGACAACACCCGGCTGCAGAACCTGTGCGGCCCGCTCGACGAGAACCTGCGCCAGATCGAACAGGCGCTGGACGTGACCATCCAGCGCCGCGGCCACCGCATGACCATCCGCGGCACCCACGCGCAGGATGCCGCGCTGGCGCTGGAGCGCTTCTACAACCAGGCGCGCACGCCGCTGTCGATCGACGACGTGCAGCTGGGCCTGGTCGAGACGCGCCAGCTCAGCGCGCATGGCAGCTACCTGCCCGGCAACGGCGATGACGACGAGGCCGAGCGCGAGGAAGGCGACGAGTCGCCGGTGCTGCATACGCGCCGCACCGGCCTGCAGGGCCGCACCGTGGCGCAGCGCGACTACCTGCGCAATATCCTGTCGCACGACCTGACCATGGGCATCGGCCCGGCCGGCACCGGCAAGACCTACCTGGCGGTGGCGTGCGCGGTCGACGCGCTGGAGCGCGACGCGGTCAAGCGCATCGTGCTGACCCGCCCGGCGGTGGAAGCCGGCGAACGGCTCGGCTTCCTGCCCGGCGACCTGGCGCAGAAGGTGGACCCCTACCTGCGGCCGCTGTACGACGCGCTGTACGACCTGCTCGGCTTCGACCGCACCCAGAAGATGTTCGAGCGGCAGATGATCGAGATCGCGCCGCTGGCCTACATGCGCGGGCGCACGCTGAACCATGCCTTCATCATCCTGGACGAGGCGCAAAACACCACGCCCGAGCAGATGAAGATGTTCCTGACCCGCATCGGCTTCGGCTCGAAGGCGGTGATCACCGGCGACACCACCCAGATCGACCTGCCCAAGGGCCAGAAGAGCGGCCTGGTCGAAGCGCAGCACGTGCTGCGCGACGTGCGCGGCATCGCCTGCACCCGCTTTACCAGCATCGACGTGGTGCGCCATCCGCTGGTGGCGCGCATCGTCGACGCCTATGACGAATACCACGCCCAGCACAAGGACGCGTAA
- a CDS encoding response regulator transcription factor, with protein MLIVDEPSRFRTLLCADLVAEFDGDAVLETDGVREGYRLAREHRPGLVLVDVERFGNAGIDFVRRVVATLPGVPLLVLSGNDTAQAPVRALRAGAHGFVAKQRGVEDVMQAVRGVLSGYLVFPLQTLETVRQLGEQQQAGLPRLSNREITILQYLARGHSNKAIAAQLLISSKTVSTHKANIMAKLHVGSLVEMVDYARRHQLVW; from the coding sequence GTGCTGATCGTCGACGAACCCTCCAGGTTCCGCACCTTGTTATGCGCTGACCTCGTCGCCGAATTCGACGGCGACGCGGTCCTGGAAACGGATGGCGTCCGCGAGGGATACCGCCTCGCGCGCGAACACCGGCCCGGCCTGGTGCTGGTCGATGTCGAACGCTTCGGCAATGCCGGCATCGACTTCGTCCGCAGGGTGGTAGCCACGCTGCCCGGCGTGCCGCTGCTGGTCCTGTCCGGCAACGACACTGCCCAGGCGCCGGTGCGGGCACTGCGCGCCGGCGCGCACGGTTTCGTGGCCAAGCAGCGCGGCGTCGAAGACGTCATGCAGGCCGTGCGCGGCGTGCTGAGCGGCTACCTGGTGTTTCCGCTGCAGACGCTCGAGACCGTGCGCCAGCTCGGCGAGCAGCAGCAGGCCGGCCTGCCGCGGCTGAGCAACCGCGAGATCACCATCCTCCAATACCTGGCGCGCGGACATTCCAACAAGGCAATTGCCGCGCAACTGCTGATCAGCAGCAAGACGGTCAGCACGCACAAGGCCAATATCATGGCCAAGCTGCATGTGGGCTCGCTGGTCGAAATGGTGGACTACGCGCGCCGGCACCAGCTGGTGTGGTGA
- a CDS encoding serine/threonine protein kinase, with translation MHPSDAPADSGVPYAGLTPELMLDALEGAGLRPDGRLLALNSYENRVWQVGIEDAAPVIAKFYRPGRWTDAAILEEHAFVQQLADAEVPAVPAMALAPGEAGTLRHHAGFRFAVFPRCGGREPALDRADTLTWLGRFIGRIHALGAAQPYQARPALDLHTFGIAPRDWLLASGCIPADLLPAWQSVAQLALDGVQRCYERAGDVRLLRVHGDCHRGNVLWIDEDDARGGAHGEPGPHFVDFDDSRMAPAIQDIWMLLEGDRAAMQGQLADIVAGYEDFAEFRTRELWLVEALRTLRLLHYSAWLASRWADPAFPAAFPWFGTARYWQDRILELREQVALMDEAPLWGA, from the coding sequence ATGCACCCGTCCGACGCCCCCGCCGACTCCGGTGTCCCCTATGCCGGCCTGACGCCGGAGCTGATGCTGGACGCGCTCGAGGGCGCCGGCCTGCGCCCCGACGGGCGCCTGCTGGCGCTCAACAGCTACGAGAACCGCGTCTGGCAGGTGGGTATCGAGGACGCTGCGCCGGTCATCGCCAAGTTCTATCGCCCGGGCCGCTGGACCGATGCGGCCATCCTGGAAGAACACGCCTTCGTGCAGCAACTGGCCGACGCCGAGGTCCCCGCCGTGCCCGCCATGGCGCTGGCGCCGGGCGAGGCCGGTACGCTGCGGCATCACGCGGGCTTCCGCTTTGCCGTGTTCCCGCGCTGCGGCGGCCGCGAGCCGGCGCTGGACCGCGCCGATACGCTGACCTGGCTCGGCCGGTTCATCGGCCGCATCCATGCGCTGGGCGCGGCCCAGCCCTACCAGGCGCGTCCGGCACTGGACCTGCATACCTTCGGCATTGCCCCGCGCGACTGGCTGCTTGCCAGCGGCTGCATTCCGGCCGACCTGCTGCCCGCATGGCAGTCGGTGGCGCAACTGGCGCTGGACGGCGTACAGCGCTGCTATGAGCGCGCCGGCGACGTGCGGCTGCTGCGCGTCCATGGCGACTGCCATCGCGGCAATGTGCTGTGGATCGACGAAGACGACGCGCGCGGCGGCGCCCATGGCGAGCCGGGCCCGCACTTCGTCGACTTCGACGACAGCCGCATGGCCCCCGCGATCCAGGATATCTGGATGCTGCTCGAGGGCGACCGCGCGGCAATGCAAGGCCAGCTGGCCGACATCGTCGCCGGCTACGAGGATTTTGCGGAATTCCGGACGCGCGAACTGTGGCTGGTGGAAGCGCTGCGCACGCTGCGACTGCTGCACTACAGCGCGTGGCTCGCCAGCCGCTGGGCCGATCCCGCCTTTCCCGCCGCCTTCCCGTGGTTCGGCACGGCGCGCTACTGGCAGGACCGCATCCTGGAGCTGCGCGAACAGGTCGCGCTGATGGACGAAGCGCCCCTGTGGGGCGCCTGA
- a CDS encoding CaiB/BaiF CoA transferase family protein gives MSERGNLLPLRGIKVVEFEGIGPGPLCGAMLAGLGAEVTLVTRPVAPDARRILRGQSVPAEMELEHGKRVVQLNLKAPEDVAAALELVAGADALIEGLRPGAMERLGLGPGACHARNPRLVYGRMTGWGQTGPLSQSAGHDLNYIALTGLLSMAAREGSLPMVPPTVMGDATGALGLAFGITSAILSARASGEGCVVDAAITDIVAMLGSLVQVSRAAGTLGGPQPSPFHDSPFYDVFPCADGRAITLGALEPQFYRELLERLALTDIDPAAQYDRAQWPAVKARIAATIASQPSTHWESVLGGTDVCFARVLTLDEAARHPHNQARGTYRLYRQGEREVPRSAPAPRFLPAGTE, from the coding sequence ATGAGTGAGCGCGGCAACCTGCTGCCCCTGCGCGGTATCAAGGTCGTGGAATTCGAAGGCATCGGCCCAGGTCCCCTGTGCGGCGCCATGCTGGCCGGCCTGGGTGCTGAAGTCACGCTGGTGACCCGGCCGGTGGCCCCCGACGCGCGGCGCATCCTGCGCGGCCAGTCCGTGCCTGCCGAGATGGAGCTGGAGCATGGCAAGCGCGTGGTGCAGCTGAACCTGAAGGCGCCCGAAGACGTCGCCGCCGCGCTGGAGCTGGTGGCCGGCGCCGATGCGCTGATCGAGGGCCTGCGTCCCGGCGCGATGGAGCGCCTGGGGCTGGGCCCCGGGGCCTGCCATGCCCGCAATCCGCGCCTGGTGTACGGCCGCATGACCGGCTGGGGCCAGACCGGCCCGCTGTCGCAGAGCGCGGGCCATGACCTCAACTACATCGCGCTGACCGGCCTGCTGTCGATGGCCGCGCGCGAAGGCAGCCTGCCGATGGTGCCGCCGACCGTGATGGGCGATGCCACCGGCGCGCTCGGGCTGGCGTTCGGCATCACCAGCGCCATCCTCAGCGCGCGCGCCAGCGGCGAGGGCTGCGTGGTCGATGCCGCCATCACCGACATCGTCGCCATGCTCGGCTCGCTGGTGCAGGTGTCGCGCGCGGCGGGCACGCTGGGCGGCCCGCAGCCGAGCCCGTTCCATGACTCGCCGTTCTATGACGTGTTCCCGTGTGCGGACGGGCGCGCCATCACCCTCGGCGCGCTGGAGCCGCAGTTCTACCGCGAACTGCTCGAGCGGCTGGCGCTGACCGACATCGACCCGGCCGCGCAGTACGACCGCGCGCAGTGGCCGGCGGTGAAGGCCCGCATCGCCGCGACCATTGCCAGCCAGCCCAGCACCCACTGGGAGTCCGTGCTGGGTGGCACCGACGTGTGCTTCGCGCGGGTGCTGACGCTGGACGAGGCCGCGCGTCATCCGCACAACCAGGCGCGCGGCACGTACCGCCTCTATCGGCAGGGCGAGCGCGAGGTGCCGCGCTCCGCTCCCGCGCCGCGCTTCCTGCCTGCCGGGACGGAATGA
- a CDS encoding L,D-transpeptidase family protein, with protein MPQTLNAAVRRLGAVAIACATWLAVPAFASEPMWFVQGRPVPEARQAVDALAAVTADGLDPRDYDAEALRQAVTQAAQGPALPPDAAARLDAALTAAMERMLSDLHGGRINPRAVHANFAPPAERPFDAATWLRDAVAQHRLPDAIRQAAPTFPLYGTLRQALARYRDIARQPVWQQPLPPLPASKLTPGQPWAGAAALTARLVALGDLPAGTQPPARYEGALVDGVKAFQSRHGLQADGVIGAATLAQLNLPIADRVRQIELTMERLRWTPLDGPRMIVVNVPEFMLRAYEIRDGKLDIKLEMKVIVGKALDTRTPLFEEDMRYIEFSPYWNIPPSIARRETVPRLRRDPGYFSRQGLEFVGGDGKAVTTLSEENLDAVLNGSLRIRQRPGPLNALGDIKFVFPNNENIYLHHTPSPQLFKRDRRDFSHGCIRVEAPVALAQFVLHDMPDWNEARIREAMARGKSNTVRLQQPLPVVLAYGTVIARADGRVSFQPDIYGHDKLLDKALRQRTGRPQPRAIASASGAIH; from the coding sequence ATGCCCCAGACCCTGAATGCAGCCGTACGGCGCCTCGGCGCTGTCGCCATTGCCTGCGCCACGTGGCTTGCCGTGCCCGCCTTCGCCAGCGAGCCGATGTGGTTCGTGCAGGGCCGGCCCGTGCCGGAGGCCCGGCAGGCGGTGGACGCGCTGGCCGCCGTCACCGCCGATGGCCTCGATCCCCGCGACTACGATGCCGAAGCCCTGCGCCAGGCTGTGACCCAGGCCGCCCAGGGCCCGGCGTTGCCACCCGATGCCGCGGCGCGGCTGGATGCGGCGCTGACCGCCGCCATGGAGCGGATGCTGTCCGACCTGCATGGCGGCCGCATCAATCCGCGCGCGGTCCATGCCAATTTTGCGCCACCGGCGGAACGGCCCTTCGATGCCGCCACCTGGCTGCGCGACGCCGTCGCCCAGCATCGCCTGCCCGATGCCATCCGCCAGGCGGCACCCACCTTCCCGCTGTACGGCACACTGCGCCAGGCCCTGGCCCGCTACCGCGACATCGCCCGGCAGCCGGTGTGGCAACAGCCGCTGCCGCCGCTACCGGCCAGCAAGCTGACGCCGGGCCAGCCGTGGGCCGGTGCCGCCGCACTGACCGCGCGCCTGGTGGCGCTGGGCGACCTGCCGGCGGGTACGCAGCCGCCGGCGCGCTACGAGGGCGCGCTGGTCGACGGCGTCAAGGCCTTCCAGTCGCGCCACGGCCTGCAGGCCGACGGCGTGATCGGCGCGGCCACGCTGGCGCAGCTGAACCTGCCCATCGCCGACCGCGTGCGGCAAATCGAACTGACCATGGAGCGCCTGCGCTGGACCCCGCTGGACGGCCCACGCATGATCGTGGTCAACGTGCCGGAGTTCATGCTGCGCGCCTATGAAATCCGCGACGGCAAGCTCGATATCAAGCTGGAGATGAAGGTGATCGTCGGCAAGGCGCTCGACACGCGCACGCCGCTGTTCGAGGAGGACATGCGCTATATCGAGTTCAGCCCGTACTGGAACATCCCGCCGTCGATCGCGCGCCGCGAGACGGTGCCGCGGCTGCGCCGCGATCCGGGGTATTTCAGCCGGCAGGGCCTGGAGTTCGTGGGCGGCGACGGCAAGGCCGTGACCACGCTGTCCGAGGAGAACCTGGATGCGGTGCTGAACGGCAGCCTGCGCATCCGCCAGCGGCCCGGCCCGCTCAACGCGCTGGGGGACATCAAGTTCGTGTTCCCCAACAACGAGAACATCTACCTGCACCACACGCCGTCCCCACAGTTGTTCAAGCGCGACCGGCGCGACTTCAGCCACGGTTGCATCCGCGTGGAAGCCCCAGTAGCGCTGGCGCAGTTCGTGTTGCACGATATGCCGGACTGGAACGAAGCCCGCATCCGGGAAGCGATGGCGCGAGGCAAGTCGAATACGGTGCGCCTGCAGCAGCCGTTGCCGGTGGTGCTGGCTTACGGCACGGTCATCGCGCGCGCCGATGGTCGTGTATCCTTCCAGCCTGACATCTACGGTCACGACAAATTGCTGGACAAGGCGCTGCGGCAACGCACCGGGCGCCCCCAGCCGCGCGCTATTGCAAGCGCCTCCGGCGCCATCCATTAA
- the miaB gene encoding tRNA (N6-isopentenyl adenosine(37)-C2)-methylthiotransferase MiaB, protein MKKVFVKTYGCQMNEYDSDKMVDVLNASQGLEATDNVEDADVILFNTCSVREKAQEKVFSELGRMKALKAVKPDLVIGVGGCVASQEGASIVSRAPYVDVVFGPQTLHRLPDLIARRQRTGQSQVDISFPEIEKFDHLPPARVEGPSAFVSIMEGCSKYCSYCVVPYTRGEEVSRPFEDVLAEVAGLAEQGVREVTLLGQNVNAYRGKMGDTSEIADFALLIEYVAEIPGIERIRYTTSHPKEFTSRLVELYGRCDKLVNHLHLPVQHASDRILMAMKRGYSVLEYKSIIRRLRALRPDMSMSSDFIVGFPGETDADFDKLMAMIEEIGYDTSFSFIFSPRPGTPAANLHDDTPREVKLQRLQRLQATIEENVQRISQGMVGTVQRILVEGPARKDPTELHGRTENNRVVNFALPGVPQAGRDRLVGQLVDVSITQAFPHSLRGEIVVRQ, encoded by the coding sequence ATGAAGAAAGTTTTCGTCAAGACGTACGGCTGCCAGATGAACGAGTATGACTCGGACAAGATGGTCGACGTCCTCAACGCCAGCCAGGGGCTGGAAGCCACCGACAACGTCGAAGACGCCGACGTGATCCTGTTCAACACCTGCTCGGTGCGCGAGAAGGCGCAGGAGAAGGTGTTCTCGGAACTGGGCCGGATGAAGGCGCTCAAGGCCGTCAAGCCCGACCTGGTGATCGGCGTCGGCGGCTGCGTGGCCAGCCAGGAAGGCGCCAGCATCGTCTCGCGCGCGCCCTATGTCGACGTGGTGTTCGGCCCGCAGACGTTGCACCGCCTGCCTGACCTGATCGCGCGCCGCCAGCGCACCGGCCAGTCGCAGGTGGACATCTCCTTCCCCGAGATCGAAAAGTTCGACCACCTGCCGCCCGCGCGCGTCGAGGGCCCGAGCGCGTTCGTGTCGATCATGGAAGGCTGCTCCAAGTACTGCAGCTACTGCGTGGTGCCGTACACGCGCGGCGAGGAAGTGTCGCGCCCGTTCGAGGACGTGCTGGCCGAAGTGGCGGGCCTGGCCGAGCAAGGCGTGCGCGAAGTCACGCTGCTGGGCCAGAACGTCAACGCCTACCGCGGCAAGATGGGCGACACCAGCGAAATCGCCGACTTCGCGCTGCTGATCGAATACGTGGCCGAGATCCCCGGCATCGAACGCATCCGCTACACCACCAGCCATCCCAAGGAGTTCACCTCGCGCCTGGTCGAGCTGTACGGCCGCTGCGACAAACTGGTGAACCACCTGCACCTTCCGGTGCAGCATGCGTCCGACCGCATCCTGATGGCGATGAAGCGCGGCTACAGCGTGCTGGAATACAAGAGCATCATCCGCAGGCTGCGCGCGCTGCGCCCGGACATGTCGATGTCGTCGGACTTTATCGTCGGCTTCCCCGGCGAAACGGATGCCGACTTCGACAAGCTGATGGCGATGATCGAGGAGATCGGCTACGACACCTCGTTCTCGTTCATCTTCAGCCCGCGTCCCGGCACGCCTGCGGCCAACCTGCACGACGACACCCCGCGCGAGGTCAAGCTGCAGCGCCTGCAGCGGCTGCAGGCCACCATCGAGGAGAACGTGCAGCGCATCAGCCAGGGCATGGTCGGCACGGTGCAGCGCATCCTGGTCGAAGGCCCGGCGCGCAAGGACCCGACCGAGCTGCATGGCCGCACCGAGAACAACCGTGTGGTCAACTTCGCGCTGCCCGGGGTGCCGCAGGCCGGGCGCGACCGCCTGGTCGGCCAGCTGGTCGATGTCAGTATCACGCAGGCATTCCCGCACTCGCTGCGCGGCGAGATCGTGGTGCGCCAGTAA
- a CDS encoding universal stress protein, giving the protein MTNIVLATDGSAFSDAAARFIAEGKLLQNGFTVHVVHVAPEVSGQVRAFVSKETIDDWHKEASDKAMAAVCDILAAANVPFERHALHGFAPERIVAYANSVDAAAIVMGTHGRGSFFDAVIGSVAGRVLAQADCPVVLVKTPEKKG; this is encoded by the coding sequence ATGACCAATATCGTCCTCGCCACCGACGGCTCGGCCTTCAGCGACGCCGCGGCGCGCTTTATCGCCGAAGGCAAGCTGCTGCAGAACGGCTTCACCGTGCATGTCGTGCATGTGGCGCCTGAAGTGAGCGGCCAGGTGCGCGCCTTTGTCAGCAAGGAAACCATCGACGACTGGCACAAGGAAGCCAGCGACAAGGCGATGGCAGCGGTCTGCGACATCCTCGCCGCGGCCAATGTACCCTTCGAGCGGCACGCGCTGCATGGCTTCGCGCCCGAGCGCATCGTCGCCTATGCGAATTCGGTCGACGCCGCCGCCATCGTGATGGGCACGCACGGGCGCGGGTCGTTCTTCGATGCCGTGATCGGTTCGGTGGCGGGCCGGGTGCTGGCCCAGGCGGACTGCCCGGTGGTGCTGGTCAAGACACCGGAAAAGAAAGGTTAA